tgaccactagatggcactgtTATTTTCCTTTAAACGTGATGGGGGAATTTCCAGGTGTGTTTTTTAGTCACAGGTGAtgctggattttattttgctttatgaACAAAATGATAATCTTAAGGTAAATTGCAGGAAATAAGGGAAATAAGTAATAAATAGTAGCTGGAGcaataatcaaataaataatttaattaaatagaGAAGTAGAGAGCAGACAGGTAGGAGGCCAGTAGTTGTGAGTCTGTCCTTCAGTCTCAGTCAGATTTCTTATGACCTTCCCGGTCTCAGGAAAATATGTTTCTTATCCTTGACGGTTTTGACAAAACATGTACGTCTATGTCCACGGAgggtggtgggggtggatgTCACTGCGCCCTGTTACTAAGCAGAATAAAAATGCTTTGTCATGGTTAGGGAAACGTCAGGGCAAGTAGGCAGGTGTTTCCTTTTTCAGGTGCTGATTGGAAGAAGTTTGTGCCACGAGGCTGGGACCAGCCACTGGACCAACGAGGGAAGGCCAAGTCTGAACCATGGCGGTCCCCATCTGTTTGAACCTATAGGGCTTGTAGACAGAAGTAGTATAAAGTGTTTAGCCTATAAAATCTGCTCTTCTCAGGGAGGGGTCACAGCCAACTGTTTTTATGGGCTGTGATTTTGTGAACCGAGGGAGTCCATGTGCATGTAAAAATCTTCTTATTCTTTAATatcttaaatgttttaaatgagaactaaagtgatttaaacctcctttacaaaacagaacaCGTCCTAACAGTGAGAACAGAAACGAAGGCAGGAGGGGGGGAAACACTGAGCAGGATCCTCAGACAGGTGGATTATGAAGCACTGCAATAACAATACCCAATACCACCGAAGAAGACTGTAGATAAGACCAGCAGGAATGTAACTTGGTATATTTATCTGAGTATTTCACACAAATACAGACTGAATGTACTTGTACTTTAAGTATTTCTGTTATGCTACGTTCTGCTTCAAATACTATATTTTGGATGCAAatactgtaatttattttaaaactttagCCACTTGTTGTTTTGGCCCTGATGTGaatatattgtctgcatttcccttaCTTCTCTGTCACGTCAGGAAacaggacacaccagggagcacggCTGAATCACATGAAGACGGAGGAAGCAAAACCGAATACAATGCACAgatgagcaaaataaaacaggaagtaacagaaCATGAGACAGAAACATGGACTTGACAGGACATGTAAAACATAGGGAAGCCTGATAACTGAAACTCAAGAGAACAATGACACTCAAACCACTCACTCAGGtgccaaaaaatacaaaaataagcaaGAATTCAAAAGTCCAAATCTAGACGGTGGGTTAcggacccaggaccatgacaatatgatcaatctgtctttattagaaacatcctttctcagactgaaaagctaattcatgcatttattacttctaggctggactattgtaattcattattatcaggctgtcctaaaagccttcagctgaaccaaaatgctgcagctagagtactgacagggactagaaagagagagcagatttctcccatattggcttctcttcattggctccctgttaaatctagaatagaatttaaaatccttctcctcacatacaaggtcttgaataatcaggcaccatcttatctcaaagacttcatagtaccatatcaccccaacagagcacttcactctcagactgctggcttacttgtggttcctaggatacttaagagtagaatgggaggcagagccttcagctttcaggcccctcttctgtggaaccagcttccagcttggattcaggagacagacaccctctctatttttaagattaggcttaaaactttcctttatgatcaagctcatagttgggctggatcaggtgaccctgaaccatcccttatttATTatggggttcccataatgcactgtttcttttcattcaccttatttactttgtttatacttcactctgtatttaatcattaattgatattaatctctggctctcttccacagcatgtctttctctccccttagccccccccccctcacagcagatgactgcccctccctgagcctggttctgctggagggttctttctttacccacaatataaagtgccttgaggtgactgtttgttgtgatttggagctatataaatagaatagaatagaatagaatagaattgaattgaattgaattgaattgaattgaattgaaagtcctcagtctgtgattgttccttgttgtgtctttgtgtccctgctgtgtgtctccTTGCCTGGTAGTTTGTTTATGTTCAGCCCTGTACATCCTTGGTTGTTGTCCCTGTCCTTTAATAAATCACCTTTTAGTTCGATTCTCCCCCTCAGTCCTGCGTTCTTGGTCTGCCCTCATCAGCCACACAGCAACACCATGACACTGACACTCCcgttcatttcctccttcataaagtggctgtcagagcgtcagaggagcgaattcatctgcagacgtttatgtttctacaagcactgaaatcccagttagacgttagtttgttatttttgtaacatgaagcttttacagtcgttcactcgtcaacaggctgtaaggacggagacggcgatgatgtcacgcatttataatgaggcagctgcagctgtcagactgtcagtcagttcctctgaaacatttactgtagttactgcagcatcactgttacatcacactgatctggatgaagctgctgacacagaacacactgatcaatgattATGACTTATTATGACACTAAATGATTATGACTTATTGATTATGGCACTAAATGATTATGACTTATTGATTATGACACTAAATGATTATGACTTATTGATTATGACACTAAATGATTATGACTTATtgtaattattctctgcactgtatattttgtattattgtgttatagtttttatacttatttgtttttgtgtaagcacgaagtaccgcagcagtttcctaatgctgtgaacctgttcacccatatggcaatgaaaccttctgattctgatactgATCATTGGTCGTGTTGGAAAAGCTCAcggatggaaaaatgtgtgatcctggagatgatggggatgtttgagtgaagatgaggctgaaatgatgaaGACttcaaaactgaactaaatggatttaaagtgactgaaatcaacattttgaaagttatgatGTCTGAATCATATGAATGAATCTCCAGATATTTTCCACTAAATCGGCTCTGTAACGGATCAGGATCAGGGGTTCAAACCggataaggtccagatccagttcaggctccagtcgcTTCCCAGCTCATCCCGTCCAGATCGGCTCATCGTGGATTCATTTCTTCtgacacgatctgcattctttaattaacaTGGCTCCTCGTCCCAAAccgtactgaaatatttaaaacctataaagctgagacatttctgatgtTTGGCTTCTGTTGAGTACAAAGtggtttgagtgctcagagtttaccattacagacttggaaagctgccctgGATGTGTTCTGCTAAATATAAAactatgactgacctctgacctttaacagtaagtcagtgaaacatctccgctgtggctgtcagagagccgtcatctatcagtgaagctgatctcagatcagaaACAGACTGGAAACATTAGCgcagtttttctctaaatctcatttttatccagtaaaggcagaaataatgaaaaagatTTAAGACAAAGtaaagtgaggttgctattccatcaataaATATCTACTGAATAATTATTCAGATAAAGGAACAGCTATAAACTGCCCCCCCCCAACAGAAACTTGCTTCTCATGTTCAAAACAGTTTAAACTAGCTTTCTGTGTAAAAATCATCATATCACAGTTCACAGTTAACATTTATGTTCATGTTACAGTGACTGTTCTGTAACCTTGAGTGTCAGAATGGggccaataaataaaatgtattattattattaaagggGGGGCAGAGGTGGACCTGCCAATACTGCGATACTCCTGGACATTCACACCagcggctgctggaggtcatgttgtagctctgcagtgctcatcctgttcctcctgcacagaggagcagatcTCTGTACTgatgatgggttaaggacctcctacagccctgtccagctctcctagagtaactgtctcctggactctcctccatgctctgagactgtgctgggagacacagcaaaccttctgccaatggcacgcattgatgtgccatcttggaggagttggactacctgtgcagcctctgtagggtccaggtatgacctcatgctgccagcagtgactctgaccctagccaaatgcagaactagtgaaaaacagtcagaaaagatgaggaggggaaaatgtgagtgtcctccacctgtgaaacattcctgtttgggggggtctcattgttgcccctccagTGCACTTGTTGGTAATttgatgaacaccaaagcagctgaaactaaacTCTGATtataaaatgttcctttaattttctttgagCAGTGCACATACATTCAAAAATACTGACTTTAAGTAATTCCATTACATGTCAATTTTCCATGTAACTTTGTTACTTAAGTACAACGTAAAACGTTCCATTTAATGGAATCTGGTCAAACGAACTTTACTTGATTTGTATCCATTTAACCAACGTTGGAAAAAAGGcaacaagaaaagcaaaaaaaggagCTGTAGGGCTCATTATCTGATACACTGGAAACAAATGATCAAAAGAAATATAGCAGTGCCTTCAATTTCATGTATATGAGAAGTGCATGATTAGCGTTGCAGTACAAAGAGTCGAGGCTACGAAGGCACATAATTCAAACAGCACAGTTACATTCAGACTGAAGGCTTAGTGCTAACTTCCTGCAGCAGCGGGCTGTAGAGCTCAGGGTCATCAGTGctctaaacaaagaaaaaaggccTTTTATCAAGTCACCAAAAACTCATAAACATCCACATAAGAACTCCACTGCCATTACCTTGTTTTGTCCCTTTTCTTTGCTCCTCAGAGACTTGATCCCCAGGACGACCGAGCTGATGACGACGCAGAGCTCCAGGACCGACAGGACGATCAGCACAGCATGCATGCCTCTCATGAGCATCTGGTGGGACACAGATAACAACAGCGCTGCATTTAaagtgaaacagagaaaatgaatcttgtttattttgctCCCTTCAAATCTGGCTTGTTATGGGCTGGGtcatgtgaccctgaaccctcccttagttacaggCTTGCTGGGGATTTATGCttattttattcatacagcaccaaatcacaacaactgtcACCTCCACCTGCCTGCTCAGCGGGACCATCTGATTGTTggcttctctgtattattactgtattattgaccttacagtataaagcaccctgAAGTGACTGTTTGGTGATATATAAATGTGACACACATCAGCGTATGAAGCAGGGCAGCCCCACTGTGAAGGCCTGATTAATGCTGCCTGCAGCTCTTATCTGTTGGCTAACGCTGATGAGACACATGCAGGATCTGATCACCGGTTTTAATCGAAGCTCAAACCTGCAGGTTTCAGAAGCAGAAAGCTGTGCTCATGGATCGTAGCGGGCTCCCTGCACTTACCAAAAGCATTGCTTTGCCCTCCAAACATTTCCTCTGTAGGATCGCTTCTTCAACAGATGGACTTGGTGTTGTATGCCGGTCGTACCAGTAGTCATTGCGCTCACACATCCCCCACATATATATATCTGCTACACTGATGCTGTAGAGCACAATGGCTGTAATGGCAAAAGCAACTCCAACCAGATTCAGAATCACATTTACGACAACCTGAAACACACGAAGTGTCAGTTAATGTGAAACCAAATATTCAATATTCAGTAGATgcttaaaaaattataattctCTTTTTATCCTGAACTTAATAAAGTAAAATGAGTCCTGAGATAAAACTGAACTACTCACCAGACATGGACTTGGAAACCTCTCAGATAAAATGCTCACAATGCCGAACATGATGAActacacaaaagacaaaaactcaaaatattACAGTTCTGTTCTTTCACTTATGCAGTTTAACTAATGAGGACCTGCATCATGTGCTCACAGTGACAGCATATCAATACAGCTGAAAAACTAAGACATTTATaggtccaaaaataaaacacggGAGTTTAAATGAGATCTCCAGTTTTATCTGAAGCCCTAAAAGTCTGCACTCTCTGAACTACGACTTCCCAAAAAGTTGAGATGCTGcgtaaaatgtaataaaaacagaatccagtgattttcaaatctcataaactctcatattttattcacattagAACACAGAaggcaaatgtttaaactgagaacatGTTTACGGCCGTGTAACATCGCCTTCTTTCAGCAGGAGTCTGAAAAATCTGGGacctgaggagagcagctgctggagcttTACGAATATGAATACCTTTACTAGTcctacagttaacagaacacgtTAACTGTAATTGGGGGTGTGAGGGGAACGTCCTGTTCTTGTCTAACAGCTGATCGGGTTTATTGTgatcctgtgttttcatttcatgatcAGTGTTTCAGCTGGTGaaagtctggactgcaggcgGACCAGCTCAGCACCCAGACTAGAATAGATGCAGAATGCAGGTCAGCATCATTGTGATGCAGAGCTGGAATATCACAGGAATCCAATCCTGACTTTCAGCCTGATATGAATCTGAATGTCTTGATGATAATATGTACTGCGGATATTCAAAGGCTTCATTATTTTATCTGGAGGAACATTATTAATGAGATGTGcgaatcattgcattctgtttctaTTTACAGTTTACACAGTGTTGTTTGTACTCTttgtaatgttgtaatgtttAGGATATTGTCAATGTGATAATGATGCAGATGCAAACAGACTGgtaagcacacagaaacagtaGTGGGTCCGTTCTCAGTTATAACATAAAGTCAATTTTAGGAAAAGGCTTGCTTACCAATCCTCCGAGCCAAAAAGGAAAGCCGGTAAACTCCATTTGCCATAATTGGCTGTGAGTGGAAAGGAGGATTGCTGCGAGTCCAATATTGAGGAGCCCAACAATAATCTGCAGAGTCTGAGGAGGAACAGAATCAATAACAAACACTGGTGTTCTGGATCACCTTCTCAGGGTTCTTCTGTATAGACGCCtgaaacaccaaagcagctgcagaTCCTGAGAGTGATGGAAAACCTCTTTTAAACCAGCAGAATAAAACTGCTCACTGGCCGAGTCAAAGTAACCCATCAATGAGACTCAGACtcaatattatatcattcatactgaacaatatctaacattcctatattgtgtaatatccagtattcattcactagtgcaatattcattcaccaagtgcaatattcatcatcttcattattatatgtatacacatatttacttttcttacaatgtacagatgcaccaatgtatgtatatatttttatacattctattttttgtatattttacacattgtttatttctgtatatcttttgattatattgattatactagattataatatttttataatatctcattgtacatcctgtataatgacaataaaggcattctattctattctattctatttaacTTAATTCAGTCTGTCGCTGGTCCCACACATAAAAAAGGACACACACTGGACCTTGTGCTGTCTTATGGCCTGTGTGTGGACATCAGTGAAATTTATCATTCCTGTATTTCAGACCACTTTCCTGTGTTGTTTACTGTCACTGTCGCCTGCTCTGAGATTTTACTCCCTCCTGCACGCTGGGAACGCACACTTAACTCTTCAGCTGCCTCcaggttttctgctgcttttccgGACGCACGTTTGTATGACCTGGATCATTGTGAACACAGTGTTGAGGAATTATACTCCATGTTTGACTGCACTTGTTGGGAGAGCCTTGATTGCATTGCTCCTCTGAGAAAGAAACCCTTGTTCTGAACCTTGGCTGAATGAGGATATTCGTGCTCTCAGACGTAACTACAG
This window of the Archocentrus centrarchus isolate MPI-CPG fArcCen1 chromosome 16, fArcCen1, whole genome shotgun sequence genome carries:
- the LOC115794401 gene encoding high affinity immunoglobulin epsilon receptor subunit beta-like, which produces MSVTVSKADGVTVFTLTSDPDSAWPPLCQIFKNLCYSPVCCTVSQHLRKIQRASQTVLGTLQIIVGLLNIGLAAILLSTHSQLWQMEFTGFPFWLGGLFIMFGIVSILSERFPSPCLVVVNVILNLVGVAFAITAIVLYSISVADIYMWGMCERNDYWYDRHTTPSPSVEEAILQRKCLEGKAMLLMLMRGMHAVLIVLSVLELCVVISSVVLGIKSLRSKEKGQNKSTDDPELYSPLLQEVSTKPSV